In the Streptomyces sp. BHT-5-2 genome, one interval contains:
- a CDS encoding isocitrate lyase/phosphoenolpyruvate mutase family protein: MTSDTRKDAVPGPGPRRADAHAFHALHHNPGRPLLLPNAWDSASAAALAAAGHAAIGTTSLGIAAAHGHPDGEGLPAVRAATLALARRLAGRLPCPYTVDIEGGFGGGPGQVAELVAELADCGASGINLEDGLPGGGGLQDPSRQAELIAAVKERAPDLFLNARIDTHWLVDTPPPLSQALARAETYLAAGADGVFVPGVTADADITVLVREIAAPLNILFTPGRHPVRRLADLGVRRISTGSLLFRTALGAACAAADALRTGPVPPYGMDDAPAYGEVQHLAGDVAAGSRGATDKAGQRGGDPTARPR, from the coding sequence ATGACCAGCGATACGCGCAAGGACGCCGTACCGGGACCCGGCCCGCGCCGCGCCGACGCCCACGCCTTTCACGCCCTCCACCACAACCCCGGCCGCCCGCTGCTGCTCCCCAACGCCTGGGACAGCGCCTCGGCCGCCGCGCTCGCCGCCGCCGGCCATGCCGCGATCGGCACGACCAGCCTGGGCATCGCGGCCGCCCACGGCCATCCGGACGGCGAGGGCCTCCCGGCCGTCCGGGCCGCCACGCTCGCCCTGGCCCGCCGGCTCGCGGGCCGGCTGCCGTGCCCGTACACCGTCGACATCGAGGGGGGATTCGGCGGCGGGCCCGGCCAGGTCGCCGAGTTGGTGGCGGAGTTGGCGGACTGCGGCGCGTCGGGGATCAACCTGGAGGATGGTCTGCCCGGCGGCGGAGGACTGCAAGACCCGTCCCGACAGGCCGAGTTGATCGCCGCGGTGAAGGAACGCGCCCCGGATCTCTTCCTCAACGCCCGGATCGACACCCACTGGCTGGTGGACACCCCACCGCCCCTGTCGCAGGCCCTCGCCCGGGCGGAGACCTACCTGGCCGCCGGCGCGGACGGCGTCTTCGTGCCGGGCGTCACCGCCGACGCCGACATCACGGTGCTCGTCCGCGAGATCGCCGCGCCCCTGAACATCCTGTTCACTCCGGGCCGGCACCCCGTCCGCCGTCTGGCCGACCTCGGCGTACGCCGCATCAGCACCGGCTCGCTGCTGTTCCGTACGGCCCTGGGGGCGGCCTGCGCGGCGGCGGACGCGCTCCGCACCGGGCCCGTCCCGCCGTACGGCATGGACGATGCCCCGGCCTACGGGGAGGTGCAGCACCTGGCCGGAGACGTCGCGGCCGGCAGCCGGGGCGCTACGGACAAGGCCGGGCAGCGGGGTGGCGACCCCACAGCCCGGCCTCGATGA
- a CDS encoding helix-turn-helix transcriptional regulator: MTSPKRKRTPAAPVVPTAPVAPAAAPTAPAGRAAGRAAAVPDHSHELARLAALLADRTRAAFCLALLDGRAWTVGELAAYARVAPSTASEHVSRLIDGGLLVERRQGRHRYAQLAGPRVAELLESVTAHLDPPAAAPRGLRAATASAALARGRTCYDHLAGRLGVAVTDAMTRRGLLDQDGGFALTDSGREWFEAALGVPPEALRAGRRPPARGCLDWTERRQHLAGTAGARLCERLLERHWIRRIGTGRAVRLTPEGTVALRDLLGIDEEAVGRA, from the coding sequence ATGACGTCGCCCAAGCGGAAGCGGACACCAGCGGCACCAGTGGTACCGACGGCACCAGTGGCACCGGCGGCAGCACCGACGGCACCGGCCGGACGGGCGGCGGGCCGGGCCGCCGCGGTGCCCGACCACAGCCATGAGCTGGCCCGGCTGGCCGCGCTGCTGGCGGACCGCACCCGGGCCGCGTTCTGCCTGGCGCTGCTCGACGGGCGGGCCTGGACGGTCGGCGAACTCGCCGCGTACGCGCGGGTCGCGCCGTCGACCGCGAGCGAGCATGTGTCCCGGCTGATCGACGGCGGGCTGCTCGTCGAACGACGGCAGGGCCGGCACCGCTACGCCCAGCTCGCCGGGCCGCGCGTCGCCGAGCTGCTGGAGTCGGTCACCGCGCATCTCGACCCGCCGGCCGCGGCGCCGCGCGGGCTGCGGGCGGCCACCGCGTCGGCGGCGCTGGCCCGCGGCCGGACCTGCTACGACCACCTGGCCGGGCGCCTCGGGGTCGCCGTCACCGACGCGATGACCCGGCGCGGCCTGCTGGACCAGGACGGTGGATTCGCGCTCACCGACAGCGGGCGGGAGTGGTTCGAGGCCGCCCTGGGCGTCCCGCCCGAAGCGCTCCGCGCCGGCCGCCGCCCACCGGCCCGCGGCTGCCTGGACTGGACCGAACGCCGTCAGCATCTCGCCGGTACGGCCGGCGCCCGGCTCTGCGAACGGCTGCTGGAGCGGCACTGGATCCGCCGGATCGGCACCGGCCGCGCGGTCCGCCTCACCCCGGAGGGCACGGTCGCGCTACGGGACCTGCTGGGGATCGACGAGGAGGCGGTGGGCCGGGCTTGA
- a CDS encoding glycosyltransferase family 39 protein translates to MVLVPAGLMLFLGAWGIRRQDAIWRDEAVTYDMAHRSFPELWATLLHVDVVHGLYYALMHCWFAVYDATLDDTLGAVIGLRLPSVVAMTAAAAGVALLGQRLVGRRAGLCAGLTFALIPVVQQYAQEGRSYAMVCALVVWASYLLVLACTQEPLRAGTSRSPRALWPGYAALMLLACLLHEFASLALPAHGAAVALGRLPRRVRRSWMYAAGTVVALLAPVAVFSTSQAAQVSWLLWPNPVQLLTFAVLAVLGGLCARVPVRSRGPIGLRALGIPLLLLPTVLLLLLSNVEPAYVDRYVLYYVAGFALVAGAALARLLRPAGEAGQTRGRRLRWLAAVTLVLAALLPVDVHLRSPDSRVDDVTAVAQAVRQISEPGDGLLFAPSRRRIWSATRPHDFRGLHDLALDRSPVASHSLYGTEVSGDEIRRRMLASRRIVVAGDPAGQPLDADDRELAKRTTLRSAFVACRSTEVRGAQITLYARVGGPGGSGHC, encoded by the coding sequence GTGGTGCTGGTGCCCGCGGGTCTGATGTTGTTCCTGGGGGCGTGGGGAATCCGCCGCCAGGACGCCATCTGGCGGGACGAGGCGGTCACTTACGACATGGCGCACCGCAGCTTTCCCGAGCTGTGGGCGACGCTGCTGCACGTCGACGTCGTACACGGCCTGTACTACGCGTTGATGCACTGCTGGTTCGCCGTCTACGACGCGACCCTCGACGACACCCTCGGCGCGGTGATCGGTCTGCGGCTGCCGTCCGTCGTGGCCATGACGGCCGCCGCGGCCGGGGTGGCCCTGCTCGGACAGCGCCTGGTCGGCCGGCGGGCCGGGCTGTGCGCGGGGCTGACCTTCGCGCTGATCCCGGTCGTCCAGCAGTACGCGCAGGAGGGCCGCTCCTACGCGATGGTCTGCGCCCTGGTCGTCTGGGCGTCGTACCTGCTGGTGCTCGCCTGTACCCAGGAGCCGCTGCGGGCCGGCACCTCGCGTTCGCCCCGCGCCCTGTGGCCGGGCTACGCCGCGCTGATGCTGCTGGCCTGTCTGCTGCACGAGTTCGCGTCGCTGGCGCTGCCCGCGCACGGCGCCGCGGTCGCACTGGGCCGGCTGCCCCGCCGCGTCCGGCGGTCGTGGATGTACGCGGCAGGGACCGTCGTCGCCCTGCTCGCCCCGGTCGCCGTCTTCAGCACCAGCCAGGCGGCCCAGGTCAGTTGGCTGCTGTGGCCGAATCCGGTGCAGCTCCTCACCTTCGCGGTGCTCGCCGTGCTCGGCGGCCTCTGCGCCCGTGTCCCGGTGCGCTCCCGCGGCCCGATCGGTCTGCGCGCCCTCGGCATCCCGCTGCTCCTCCTGCCCACCGTCCTGCTGCTGCTCCTGTCGAACGTCGAGCCCGCCTACGTGGACCGTTACGTCCTCTACTACGTCGCCGGGTTCGCGCTGGTCGCGGGCGCCGCGCTGGCCCGGCTGCTGCGCCCGGCCGGCGAGGCGGGACAGACCCGCGGCCGGCGGCTGCGGTGGCTGGCCGCGGTGACGCTGGTGCTGGCCGCCCTGCTGCCCGTGGACGTCCATCTCCGCAGTCCGGACAGCCGGGTCGACGACGTCACCGCGGTCGCCCAGGCCGTCCGGCAGATCTCCGAACCGGGCGACGGCCTGCTGTTCGCCCCGTCCCGCCGCCGGATCTGGAGCGCGACGCGGCCGCACGACTTCCGCGGGTTGCACGATCTGGCCCTGGACCGGAGCCCGGTGGCGTCGCACAGCCTCTATGGGACGGAGGTGTCCGGCGACGAGATCCGCCGCCGGATGCTGGCCAGCCGCCGCATCGTGGTCGCCGGCGACCCGGCCGGGCAGCCGCTCGACGCCGATGACCGGGAACTGGCCAAACGGACCACGCTGCGTTCGGCGTTCGTGGCATGCCGCAGCACTGAGGTGCGCGGGGCGCAGATCACGCTCTACGCGCGGGTGGGCGGGCCCGGGGGGAGCGGGCACTGCTGA
- a CDS encoding D-alanyl-D-alanine carboxypeptidase family protein, giving the protein MAGESPDKSDKKSGKEQSSGETARTERDPRLAVLRDERGERDGAGDTGKSGGGKGAAEAAVDGAGDGSVDGSRNGSAKGAEGGTAGGFSKGAAKGTANGAVKGAAKGAGAAKDSAEAGAKDSVGNSAGDAVDSGEDAADSGKSSGKGSEERSGKDGSEVENKAENKAEDTAEDKAETGAAKKAGKAPEGSQRAAQGDAEGEAEASASAKPAGKAESAGKPAEVEAKAVDQATAVFKTVEPEKAGEPKKADESKKADAESGKGGSAEEAPADDATRVFAVAKIGKSGASGKGAAERPVDQPTAVFKFGKDAGGKDAEAKGAEAKDADGKAGESGKAGKSDKAEGGGAKEKGAAAAGAAADERDAERTSQFVALKSSDDGSAERSIGKTAPRTPLRKPGSADEAEKGQEKDGEQAAGAAKGAASAGAAAKAPEKAPEKAKAPERAPEKAGDKASDKAGDKAPDKAPDKAAGKAPGAMPPAAPPKPARKPDAGAATASAAGAADEAGASAAEAESERTRQEPLPPLDLLAKLTNTPPPPETKLRSVVRRFKIWTPLAVLLAIIFAVVQAVRPLPAPTLVLGSAQSSFTFAGDKLSIPWPAQGQAAVKVVGSGEVGTFGEQKPVPTASVAKIMTAYVILKEHPLKKNEKGPQIEVDGKAVAEGNSESESRIAGLKAGQKFSEQDMLKMLMIPSGNNIARLLARWDTQSDNEAAFVKKMNAAAKDLGMTNTTYTDPSGLDAKTVSTAVDQIKLAEAVMKFDAFRPIVALPNAEIPGLPERINNNNDNLLLAGMSIKGIKTGSSTAAGGTLSWAAYKTVDGKDRLILGTMMDQHFKGLDPNASNSLTMVKDNSKKVIETVRGALTSATAVKKGQVVGYVDDGLGGLTPVVATKDLSAVGVPGQKLELNVGSGTAVPHEAKAGTVVGELTAGNGASQQKVPVALQADLAKPSFGAKLTRLG; this is encoded by the coding sequence GTGGCGGGCGAGTCCCCCGACAAGTCGGACAAGAAGTCGGGCAAGGAGCAGTCGTCGGGGGAGACGGCGCGCACCGAACGGGACCCGCGGCTGGCGGTCCTCCGCGACGAGCGGGGGGAACGGGACGGCGCGGGGGATACCGGGAAGAGCGGCGGCGGCAAGGGCGCTGCTGAGGCGGCGGTCGACGGGGCCGGGGACGGCTCCGTGGACGGTTCCCGGAACGGTTCTGCGAAGGGCGCCGAGGGGGGCACTGCGGGGGGCTTCTCGAAGGGCGCGGCGAAGGGCACGGCGAATGGTGCCGTGAAAGGCGCTGCGAAGGGCGCCGGCGCCGCGAAGGATTCGGCGGAGGCCGGGGCGAAGGATTCCGTCGGGAATTCCGCCGGGGACGCCGTGGATTCCGGCGAGGATGCGGCGGATTCCGGCAAGAGTTCCGGGAAGGGTTCCGAGGAGCGTTCCGGGAAGGACGGCTCCGAGGTCGAGAACAAGGCCGAGAACAAGGCCGAGGACACGGCTGAAGACAAGGCCGAGACCGGGGCCGCGAAAAAAGCCGGGAAGGCGCCTGAGGGGTCTCAGAGGGCCGCGCAGGGGGATGCCGAGGGTGAGGCCGAGGCGAGCGCGAGCGCGAAGCCTGCGGGGAAGGCCGAGTCCGCCGGGAAGCCTGCCGAGGTCGAGGCCAAGGCCGTCGATCAGGCGACCGCTGTCTTCAAGACCGTCGAGCCCGAGAAGGCCGGTGAGCCCAAGAAGGCCGACGAGTCGAAGAAGGCCGACGCCGAGTCGGGCAAGGGTGGGAGCGCCGAGGAGGCGCCCGCCGATGATGCGACACGAGTGTTTGCCGTAGCGAAGATCGGGAAGTCCGGGGCGTCCGGGAAGGGTGCCGCGGAGAGGCCCGTCGACCAGCCGACCGCGGTCTTCAAGTTCGGCAAGGACGCCGGTGGCAAGGACGCCGAGGCAAAGGGTGCCGAGGCGAAGGACGCCGACGGCAAGGCCGGCGAGAGCGGCAAGGCCGGCAAGAGTGACAAGGCCGAGGGGGGCGGCGCCAAGGAGAAGGGCGCTGCCGCCGCCGGCGCCGCGGCCGATGAGCGGGACGCCGAGCGGACCAGCCAGTTCGTGGCGCTGAAGTCGTCCGACGACGGCTCGGCGGAGCGGTCGATCGGCAAGACCGCGCCCCGGACCCCGCTCCGTAAGCCCGGCAGCGCCGACGAGGCGGAGAAGGGCCAGGAGAAGGACGGCGAGCAGGCGGCGGGGGCCGCCAAGGGCGCGGCGTCGGCCGGTGCCGCGGCCAAGGCGCCCGAGAAGGCGCCGGAGAAGGCGAAGGCGCCGGAGAGGGCCCCTGAAAAGGCCGGCGACAAGGCGTCCGACAAGGCGGGCGACAAGGCTCCCGACAAGGCTCCCGACAAGGCTGCGGGCAAGGCGCCCGGTGCGATGCCGCCCGCCGCGCCGCCGAAGCCGGCTCGGAAGCCGGATGCCGGTGCCGCGACGGCGTCCGCCGCCGGGGCCGCCGACGAGGCCGGAGCGTCCGCGGCCGAGGCCGAATCCGAGCGGACCCGTCAGGAGCCGCTGCCGCCGCTCGACCTGCTGGCGAAGCTCACCAACACCCCGCCGCCGCCCGAGACCAAGCTGCGCTCCGTCGTCCGGCGGTTCAAGATCTGGACCCCGTTGGCGGTGCTGCTGGCGATCATCTTCGCGGTCGTCCAGGCGGTGCGGCCGCTGCCCGCCCCGACGCTCGTCCTCGGCAGCGCCCAGTCCTCGTTCACCTTCGCGGGCGACAAGCTCTCCATCCCGTGGCCCGCGCAGGGGCAGGCGGCGGTCAAGGTCGTGGGCTCCGGCGAGGTGGGGACGTTCGGCGAACAGAAGCCGGTGCCGACCGCCAGCGTCGCCAAGATCATGACGGCCTACGTCATCCTCAAGGAGCACCCGCTCAAGAAGAACGAGAAGGGTCCGCAGATCGAGGTCGACGGCAAGGCGGTGGCCGAGGGCAACTCCGAGAGCGAGTCGCGGATCGCCGGGCTCAAGGCGGGGCAGAAGTTCAGCGAGCAGGACATGCTCAAGATGCTGATGATCCCGTCCGGCAACAACATCGCCCGGCTGCTGGCCCGTTGGGACACCCAGTCCGACAACGAGGCGGCGTTCGTCAAGAAGATGAACGCGGCCGCCAAGGACCTGGGGATGACCAACACCACCTACACGGACCCCAGTGGCCTGGACGCCAAGACGGTCAGCACCGCCGTCGACCAGATCAAGCTGGCCGAGGCCGTCATGAAGTTCGACGCCTTCCGGCCGATCGTGGCCTTGCCCAACGCCGAGATCCCGGGCCTGCCGGAGCGGATCAACAACAACAACGACAACCTGCTGCTGGCCGGGATGAGCATCAAGGGCATCAAGACCGGTTCCAGCACGGCGGCCGGTGGCACGCTGTCCTGGGCGGCCTACAAGACCGTGGACGGCAAGGACCGGCTGATTCTCGGCACGATGATGGACCAGCACTTCAAGGGTCTGGACCCCAACGCCTCCAACAGTCTCACCATGGTCAAGGACAACAGCAAGAAGGTCATCGAGACCGTGCGCGGCGCGCTGACCTCGGCCACGGCGGTGAAGAAGGGGCAGGTCGTCGGCTATGTCGACGACGGCCTGGGCGGGTTGACGCCGGTCGTCGCCACCAAGGACCTGAGCGCGGTCGGAGTCCCGGGCCAGAAGCTGGAGTTGAACGTCGGCAGCGGCACGGCCGTGCCGCACGAGGCGAAGGCCGGGACCGTCGTCGGCGAGCTGACCGCCGGGAACGGCGCCAGCCAGCAGAAGGTTCCGGTGGCGCTCCAGGCGGATCTGGCCAAGCCCTCCTTCGGGGCCAAGCTGACGCGACTGGGCTGA
- a CDS encoding GPP34 family phosphoprotein, whose product MGRSRRTIPEELLLLALDPATGTTAQPQSLDLGLAGAQLVELALAGRIAPDGDRIAVVMARPTGDPTLDSALELLRRRGSPVRAVHWIGGPRLGLRQTYLTHLERCGMVHAVAGQMCGVLPTTRYQATETAISREIRARLDNAIRTGVPPDPRTAALAALAHAVGLGKHLYPGNEGRSSRSRLRDLIRHDPMGGLVAHAVMDVQNGVAAQPRRGSGPGSGPAPRKTAGRSTSDAAAGVPGQSRRHGHGSMARVGAR is encoded by the coding sequence ATGGGCAGGAGTCGCAGAACAATTCCGGAGGAGCTTCTGCTGCTGGCTTTGGACCCGGCCACGGGCACCACAGCACAGCCGCAGTCGCTCGACCTCGGCCTGGCCGGGGCCCAGCTAGTGGAGCTGGCCCTGGCAGGACGGATAGCCCCAGACGGGGATCGTATCGCCGTGGTGATGGCACGGCCGACAGGAGATCCGACTCTGGACTCCGCGCTCGAACTGCTGCGCCGTCGCGGCAGTCCGGTGCGCGCGGTCCACTGGATCGGCGGGCCCCGGCTGGGGCTGCGCCAGACGTACCTCACACATCTCGAACGGTGCGGCATGGTGCATGCCGTGGCGGGCCAGATGTGTGGAGTGCTGCCGACGACGCGCTACCAGGCGACGGAGACGGCCATCAGCCGGGAGATCAGGGCCCGGCTCGACAACGCGATCCGCACCGGCGTCCCACCGGACCCGCGGACCGCGGCGCTCGCCGCGCTGGCCCACGCGGTCGGCCTCGGCAAGCACCTCTACCCAGGGAACGAGGGGCGGTCATCGCGCTCCCGTCTGAGGGATCTGATCCGGCACGACCCGATGGGCGGGCTGGTCGCACACGCGGTCATGGACGTGCAGAACGGTGTCGCGGCGCAGCCGCGCCGGGGCTCGGGACCGGGCAGCGGCCCGGCTCCCCGGAAGACGGCGGGCCGTTCGACGTCCGACGCGGCGGCCGGCGTGCCGGGCCAGTCACGGCGGCACGGACACGGCAGCATGGCGCGGGTCGGCGCCCGCTGA
- a CDS encoding helix-turn-helix transcriptional regulator, producing the protein MASNVNPTVRRRRLGQELRRLREDKGLTAEQVAERLLVSQSKISRLENGRRSISQRDVRDLCGVYEVEDRRIVDSLMQMAKDSRQQGWWHAFGDIPYSVYIGLETEAASLRTYESLLVPGLLQTPGYAESVIPGTVPELAPDDLEKRIQVRMRRQERVRDTERPLRLWVVLDESALRRVVGSHLIMREQLEHLVEVSKLPHVTVQVLPYDAGAHAGMSGTFSILEFDDAADSSVVYIEGVTSDLYLEKTNDVHKYTIMYEHLRAQALSADASREFIAEAAKRHADATS; encoded by the coding sequence GTGGCGTCCAACGTCAACCCGACCGTCAGGCGACGCCGATTGGGCCAGGAGCTGCGCAGGCTCCGGGAGGACAAGGGCCTGACGGCGGAGCAGGTGGCCGAACGGCTGCTGGTCTCCCAGTCGAAGATCAGCCGACTGGAGAACGGCCGCCGCAGCATCAGCCAGCGCGACGTCCGCGACCTGTGCGGGGTCTACGAGGTCGAGGACCGCCGGATAGTGGATTCGCTGATGCAGATGGCCAAGGATTCGCGCCAGCAAGGCTGGTGGCACGCCTTCGGCGACATTCCGTACAGCGTCTACATCGGCCTGGAGACCGAGGCGGCGTCGCTGCGGACCTACGAGTCCCTGCTGGTGCCCGGTCTGCTGCAGACGCCCGGCTACGCCGAGTCCGTCATCCCCGGCACGGTCCCGGAGCTGGCACCGGACGATCTGGAGAAACGCATCCAGGTGCGGATGCGGCGCCAGGAGCGGGTGCGCGACACCGAGCGGCCGCTGCGGCTGTGGGTCGTGCTGGACGAGAGCGCGCTGCGGCGGGTGGTCGGCAGCCACCTGATCATGCGCGAGCAGCTGGAACACCTCGTCGAGGTGAGCAAGCTGCCGCATGTGACGGTGCAGGTGCTGCCCTATGACGCCGGCGCGCACGCCGGGATGTCGGGGACGTTCTCGATCCTGGAATTCGACGACGCCGCGGACTCCAGCGTGGTCTACATCGAGGGTGTCACCAGCGATCTCTATCTGGAGAAGACCAACGATGTGCACAAATACACCATCATGTACGAGCACCTGCGGGCGCAGGCGCTGAGCGCGGACGCGAGCCGCGAGTTCATCGCGGAGGCCGCCAAGCGACATGCGGATGCGACGAGTTGA
- a CDS encoding DUF397 domain-containing protein yields the protein MAVQPNSAFSWTKSSYSGGNGACVEIATPSTAAIAVRDSKVPDGARLTFGNASWSSFVSDVATGTFDLS from the coding sequence ATGGCCGTTCAGCCCAATTCCGCGTTCTCCTGGACCAAGTCCTCGTACTCCGGCGGCAACGGCGCCTGCGTGGAGATCGCCACGCCGTCCACTGCGGCCATCGCGGTGCGTGACTCCAAGGTCCCCGACGGTGCGCGCCTCACCTTCGGCAACGCCTCCTGGAGCAGCTTCGTTTCGGACGTCGCCACGGGCACGTTCGACCTGTCCTGA
- a CDS encoding PLP-dependent aminotransferase family protein: protein MSNPALPLASAPVPELAARAARTGSSPVRDILALTARPEVISFAGGLPAPELFDVEGISAAFREVLAQAPRRVLQYSTSEGDPALRAAVAARTTARGLPTDADDLLVTTGSQQGLTLLATALLEPGDVVLVEDPCYLAALQIFSLAGARVVAVPTDDEGLDPAALDEIAARENPKLLYVIPTFQNPTGRTLNAERRAAVAEVAARRGLWIAEDDPYGELRFEGEPQRWVASFPGAEDRTVLLGSFSKVMAPGLRLGTLRAPAELRRACVVAKQAADLHTSTVDQAAAARYLAASDLDAHLARVRDAYRERRDTLLAGLPTALPEGSRWNRPAGGMFVWATLPAGYDATALLPEVVRHDVAYVPGAPFFAGRPDPAAIRLSFVTHGPVEIEEGLRRLRTGLTTARRAA from the coding sequence ATGTCGAATCCGGCCCTGCCCCTTGCCTCCGCCCCGGTGCCCGAGCTGGCCGCGCGGGCCGCCCGGACCGGCAGCTCGCCCGTACGCGACATCCTGGCGCTGACCGCCCGGCCCGAGGTGATCTCGTTCGCCGGCGGGCTGCCGGCGCCCGAACTCTTCGACGTCGAGGGGATATCCGCGGCGTTCCGGGAAGTGCTGGCGCAGGCGCCACGGCGGGTCCTGCAGTACTCGACCAGTGAGGGCGATCCGGCGCTGCGGGCGGCCGTCGCGGCGCGCACCACGGCGCGCGGGCTGCCCACCGACGCCGACGACCTGCTGGTCACCACCGGTTCCCAGCAGGGGCTGACGCTGCTGGCCACCGCCCTGCTGGAGCCGGGCGACGTGGTGCTGGTGGAGGACCCCTGCTATCTGGCGGCGCTGCAGATCTTCTCCCTCGCGGGCGCGCGGGTGGTGGCGGTGCCGACCGACGACGAGGGACTGGACCCGGCGGCGCTGGACGAGATCGCGGCCCGCGAGAACCCCAAACTCCTCTATGTCATACCGACGTTCCAGAACCCCACCGGGCGCACGCTGAACGCGGAGCGGCGGGCCGCGGTCGCCGAGGTCGCCGCGCGGCGCGGGCTGTGGATCGCCGAGGACGACCCGTACGGCGAGCTGCGCTTCGAGGGCGAGCCGCAGCGCTGGGTCGCCTCCTTCCCCGGCGCCGAGGACCGGACGGTGCTGCTCGGGTCGTTCTCCAAGGTGATGGCGCCGGGGCTGCGGCTGGGCACGCTGCGGGCGCCGGCCGAGTTGCGGCGGGCCTGCGTCGTCGCCAAGCAGGCCGCCGATCTGCACACCTCGACCGTCGATCAGGCCGCCGCGGCACGGTACTTGGCGGCCTCGGACCTGGACGCCCATCTGGCGCGGGTCCGGGACGCCTACCGGGAGCGGCGGGACACCCTGTTGGCCGGGCTGCCCACGGCGCTTCCCGAGGGCTCGCGGTGGAACCGGCCGGCGGGCGGGATGTTCGTGTGGGCGACGCTGCCGGCCGGGTACGACGCGACCGCGCTGCTGCCGGAGGTGGTGCGGCACGACGTGGCGTACGTCCCCGGGGCACCGTTCTTCGCCGGGCGACCGGATCCGGCGGCGATCCGGCTTTCGTTCGTGACCCATGGACCGGTGGAGATCGAGGAGGGGCTGCGGCGGCTGCGCACGGGTCTGACGACGGCCCGTAGGGCGGCCTGA
- a CDS encoding DUF2690 domain-containing protein, with product MTSGPDVRDPADPPTPPSPSLPRRLRARLGGVGRRLRARLRGVGRRLRGAGRWLRAHARHALVVGVVTSVVGALATFAAAQLPKLYEDPPPSCPGAGCDGKDPQATGCGVDATTFEPTEGNPVRLHLRYSRRCGAVWGRITAGAVGDTVTVSVQGGASRSALISANHDVFTPMASVGDTFRVRFCAVPTSDPGRSRSWVKYCFEATEAAAWQ from the coding sequence ATGACCAGTGGCCCCGATGTGCGGGATCCCGCGGATCCCCCGACTCCCCCGTCCCCCTCTCTCCCCCGGCGCCTTCGGGCCCGGCTCGGCGGCGTCGGCCGGCGGCTGCGGGCCCGGCTGCGCGGCGTCGGGCGGCGGCTGCGCGGTGCCGGGCGCTGGCTGCGTGCACACGCCCGGCACGCCCTGGTGGTGGGCGTGGTGACGTCCGTCGTCGGCGCGCTCGCCACGTTCGCCGCCGCCCAACTCCCCAAGCTCTACGAGGACCCGCCGCCCTCCTGCCCCGGTGCCGGGTGCGACGGCAAGGACCCGCAGGCCACCGGGTGCGGGGTGGACGCGACGACCTTCGAGCCGACGGAGGGCAACCCGGTCCGCCTCCACCTGCGGTACAGCAGGCGCTGCGGTGCGGTGTGGGGGCGGATCACGGCCGGCGCGGTCGGCGACACGGTCACGGTCAGCGTCCAGGGCGGCGCGTCCCGCAGCGCGCTCATCAGCGCCAACCATGACGTCTTCACACCGATGGCATCGGTGGGCGACACCTTCCGGGTGCGGTTCTGCGCGGTGCCGACGAGTGATCCTGGGCGGTCCCGCTCCTGGGTGAAGTACTGCTTCGAGGCGACGGAAGCGGCTGCGTGGCAGTAG